The following are encoded together in the Lathyrus oleraceus cultivar Zhongwan6 chromosome 3, CAAS_Psat_ZW6_1.0, whole genome shotgun sequence genome:
- the LOC127126292 gene encoding oligopeptide transporter 5, producing MKKNASPHSSEHCMSVTTPLLHLEKEAEISSGGITQNSDIEDAEKDEYSINDSPIEQVRLTVPITDDPSQPALTFRTWILGLASCALLAFLNQFLGYKTNPLKITSVSAQIITLPLGKLMAATLPTKPIQVPFTDLSFSLNPGPFSLKEHVLITIFASSGSSGVYAINIITIVKAFYHRNIHPVAAYLLALSTQMLGYGWAGIFRRFLVDSPYMWWPENLVQVSLFRAFHEREKRPKGSTSGLQFFFLVFVASFAYYIVPGYFFQAISTVSFVCLIWKDSITAQQIGSGMKGLGIGSFGLDWNTVAGFLGSPLAVPGFAIFNIMAGFLLYMYVLIPIAYWNNVYDAKKFPLISSHTFDSTGATYNVTRILNAKTFDIDMESYNNYSKIHLSITFAFQYGLMFAALTSTISHVILFHGKMILQMWKRTTSELKHLGDVHTRIMKRNYEQVPEWWFVTILILMVMMALVSCEGFGKQLQLPWWGILLSLSIALVFTLPIGVIEATTNARTGLNVITELVIGYIYPGKPLANVAFKTFGHISMVQALAFLGDFKLGHYMKIPPKSMFIVQLVGTIVSSSVHFGTAWWLLTSIENICDESLLPKGSPWTCPGDDAFYNASIIWGVVGPKRMFTKDGVYPEMNWFFLIGLIAPVPVWLLFIKFPSQKWIKLINIPIIIVGASSIPPRRSVNYISWGIVGIFFNFYVYRKFKPWWARHTYILSAGLDAGVAFMGLVLYFALQSYGIFGPTWWGLEADHCPLAGCPTAPGIHAEGCPVT from the exons ATGAAAAAGAATGCATCGCCTCACTCTTCAGAGCATTGCATGTCTGTTACCACTCCTCTTCTTCATTTGGAGAAG GAAGCTGAGATATCAAGTGGTGGAATAACTCAAAATAGTGACATAGAGGATGCAGAGAAAGATGAGTATAGCATTAATGATAGTCCTATTGAGCAAGTCAGGCTAACAGTTCCCATCACTGATGACCCTTCTCAGCCAGCACTCACTTTCCGGACATGGATTCTTGGGTTGGCTTCATGTGCGCTCCTTGCATTTCTGAACCAATTTTTAGGCTACAAAACCAACCCTTTGAAAATCACTTCTGTCTCTGCTCAGATTATTACACTCCCACTTGGGAAACTTATGGCTGCAACACTTCCTACAAAACCAATTCAAGTCCCTTTCACTGATTTGTCTTTTTCGTTGAATCCGGGGCCATTCTCTTTGAAGGAACATGTTTTGATAACCATCTTTGCTAGTTCAGGATCTAGTGGTGTTTATGCAATTAACATCATCACAATTGTTAAGGCTTTTTATCATAGGAATATCCATCCCGTAGCGGCTTATTTGTTAGCACTATCGACTCAGATGCTAGGGTATGGATGGGCTGGGATTTTCAGAAGGTTCCTTGTTGATTCACCTTACATGTGGTGGCCTGAAAACCTTGTGCAGGTCTCTCTGTTTAGAGCATTTCATGAAAGAGAAAAAAGGCCTAAAGGAAGTACTTCTGGGCTGCAATTCTTTTTCCTAGTCTTTGTAGCTAGCTTTGCGTATTACATTGTTCCAGGCTACTTTTTTCAAGCGATATCAACTGTCtcttttgtttgtttaatttGGAAAGATTCAATCACAGCACAACAGATTGGTTCGGGCATGAAAGGCCTTGGTATCGGTTCGTTTGGTCTCGACTGGAACACTGTTGCTGGCTTCTTAGGCAGTCCTTTGGCTGTGCCTGGTTTTGCTATCTTCAATATAATGGCTGGATTTTTATTGTATATGTATGTTTTGATTCCAATTGCTTATTGGAACAATGTATATGATGCAAAAAAGTTTCCCCTCATTAGTTCTCACACATTTGACTCTACCGGTGCAACATATAATGTTACTAGGATTCTCAATGCCAAAACTTTCGACATTGATATGGAAAGTTACAACAACTACAGCAAGATCCATCTGAGCATCACGTTTGCCTTTCAGTATGGATTGATGTTTGCAGCTCTTACATCTACTATTTCGCATGTGATCCTCTTCCACGGAAAAATGATTCTTCAAATGTGGAAGAGGACAACAAGTGAACTAAAACATCTCGGAGATGTCCATACAAGAATCATGAAGAGGAACTACGAACAAGTCCCTGAATGGTGGTTTGTCACCATTCTGATTCTAATGGTTATGATGGCCTTAGTATCCTGTGAAGGCTTCGGCAAGCAGCTCCAACTTCCATGGTGGGGAATCTTACTTTCTCTATCAATTGCATTAGTTTTCACTTTACCAATTGGTGTCATTGAAGCAACAACAAACGCACGAACAGGTCTCAATGTGATCACAGAGTTAGTAATTGGTTACATCTATCCAGGAAAGCCACTAGCTAATGTAGCTTTCAAAACATTCGGCCATATTAGCATGGTACAAGCACTTGCTTTTCTCGGTGACTTCAAATTAGGCCACTATATGAAAATTCCACCAAAATCAATGTTCATTGTGCAGCTTGTAGGCACAATAGTTTCTTCATCTGTTCACTTTGGAACAGCATGGTGGCTTCTAACATCTATCGAGAATATATGCGATGAATCGTTGTTGCCAAAAGGTAGTCCTTGGACATGTCCCGGTGATGATGCGTTTTACAATGCTTCCATCATATGGGGAGTTGTAGGGCCAAAGAGAATGTTTACCAAAGACGGCGTTTATCCTGAGATGAACTGGTTTTTCCTTATTGGTCTAATTGCTCCTGTTCCGGTGTGGCTTCTTTTTATCAAATTTCCTAGCCAAAAGTGGATTAAACTCATCAACATACCTATTATCATTGTAGGTGCATCTAGCATTCCACCAAGGAGATCTGTGAATTATATTAGTTGGGGAATTGTTGGAATATTTTTCAATTTCTATGTGTATAGAAAGTTTAAACCTTGGTGGGCTAGACATACTTATATTCTGTCAGCTGGTTTAGATGCTGGAGTTGCTTTTATGGGTTTGGTACTTTATTTTGCACTTCAATCTTATGGTATTTTTGGTCCAACCTGGTGGGGGCTTGAAGCAGATCACTGCCCTTTGGCTGGATGCCCCACAGCTCCAGGTATACATGCAGAGGGTTGTCCTGTTACCTGA